In one window of Gemmatimonadota bacterium DNA:
- the hemW gene encoding radical SAM family heme chaperone HemW, whose protein sequence is MHLYLHVPFCARRCSYCDFAIAVRRDVPSRRFVDQLLREWRGWAGSDRFPSAAPLATIYLGGGTPSRLEPAELSRLLAALRAERPLVSGAEVTLEANPDDVTPASAAAWAAAGVNRVSLGVQSFDPGVLSWMHRTHVAEQVPGAVRALRAAGITNLSLDLIYALPEALGRDWAVDLERALELAPDHLSLYGLTVESHTPLGRWVARGSALPSPDERYATEFLAARERLTGAGFHHYEVSNYGLPGREAVHNRAYWRRAPYLGLGPSAHSAVGQRRWWNLREWAAWSAAVEAGAPTVAAEEWLDAEALRVEDLYLGLRTDGGVAEGRLPGSLVQLWTDHGWARTEGGRACLTGEGWLRLDALVAQAAAIPHPRVTDLS, encoded by the coding sequence ATGCACCTCTACCTCCACGTCCCCTTCTGCGCCCGCCGCTGCAGCTACTGCGACTTCGCCATCGCGGTCCGCCGGGACGTGCCTTCCCGGCGCTTCGTGGACCAGCTGCTCCGGGAGTGGCGCGGCTGGGCCGGGTCTGACCGGTTCCCGTCCGCGGCGCCCCTCGCGACCATCTACCTTGGCGGCGGCACGCCCTCGCGGCTCGAGCCGGCCGAGCTTTCCCGCCTCCTCGCGGCCCTCCGGGCCGAACGGCCGCTCGTGTCCGGCGCGGAGGTGACCCTCGAGGCCAATCCCGACGACGTCACGCCCGCGTCGGCCGCCGCCTGGGCCGCCGCTGGGGTCAATCGGGTGTCGCTGGGGGTGCAATCCTTCGATCCCGGGGTCCTGTCATGGATGCACCGGACCCACGTGGCTGAGCAGGTGCCGGGGGCGGTGCGGGCCCTCCGGGCCGCAGGGATCACCAACCTCTCCCTCGACCTGATCTACGCGCTGCCCGAGGCGCTGGGCCGCGACTGGGCGGTCGACCTGGAGCGCGCCCTCGAACTCGCCCCCGACCACCTGTCGCTCTACGGGCTCACCGTCGAATCCCACACGCCCCTGGGTCGCTGGGTGGCCCGTGGCAGTGCGCTTCCCTCCCCGGACGAGCGGTATGCCACTGAATTCCTGGCGGCGCGGGAGCGCCTGACCGGCGCCGGATTCCACCACTATGAAGTGTCCAACTACGGCCTCCCCGGCCGGGAGGCGGTCCACAACCGTGCGTACTGGCGGCGGGCGCCCTACCTCGGCCTCGGCCCCTCCGCACACAGCGCGGTGGGCCAGCGCCGATGGTGGAATCTCCGCGAGTGGGCGGCGTGGAGCGCCGCCGTCGAAGCCGGCGCGCCGACCGTGGCGGCCGAGGAGTGGCTCGACGCGGAGGCGCTGCGAGTGGAGGACCTCTACCTCGGGCTCCGCACGGACGGCGGCGTCGCGGAAGGGCGGCTGCCCGGATCACTTGTGCAACTCTGGACCGATCACGGCTGGGCCCGCACCGAAGGCGGGCGGGCCTGCCTGACGGGCGAGGGCTGGCTCCGGCTCGATGCGCTCGTGGCCCAGGCCGCCGCGATTCCTCACCCCCGCGTCACCGATTTGTCATGA
- a CDS encoding TonB family protein — protein MFSELIESRRRPGALGRQSVFSFVLHTGLVLGAIGATRSPARAPEPRPIAVDVIFELPPRPAATASPGPVVATPVPALPTPDLPTITVPTLSPTDLPAVPVGPPVDPKTLAGALRGGGELLPGLPGAGAAPSLGDVMLPSEADRAPELVPDARCLGAYPAALRSMGVGGRAVLQFVVGLDGRVDSASVRIASSSHPAFGAAAKEGVLSASCRYRPGEYRGLPVRVLVQQAAAFRLGE, from the coding sequence ATGTTCAGCGAGCTCATCGAGTCCCGCCGCCGGCCCGGCGCGCTGGGCCGTCAGTCGGTCTTCTCGTTCGTGCTGCACACCGGCCTGGTGCTGGGCGCCATCGGGGCCACCCGCAGCCCGGCTCGGGCACCCGAGCCACGGCCCATCGCGGTCGACGTCATCTTCGAGCTGCCCCCGCGCCCGGCCGCCACCGCCAGCCCGGGGCCGGTGGTGGCCACTCCGGTGCCGGCCCTCCCGACGCCCGACCTCCCCACGATTACGGTGCCGACCCTGTCCCCGACGGACCTCCCGGCGGTGCCCGTCGGGCCGCCGGTCGATCCCAAGACCCTGGCCGGCGCCCTCCGAGGCGGGGGAGAACTCCTCCCCGGACTTCCCGGCGCCGGCGCTGCCCCGAGCCTCGGCGACGTCATGCTCCCGTCCGAGGCCGATCGTGCTCCGGAGCTGGTACCGGACGCGCGGTGCCTCGGGGCGTACCCGGCGGCGCTCCGGTCGATGGGCGTGGGCGGGCGGGCGGTGCTGCAGTTCGTGGTGGGGCTGGACGGGCGGGTGGACTCCGCCTCGGTCCGGATCGCGAGCAGCAGCCACCCGGCCTTCGGAGCGGCGGCGAAGGAAGGGGTGCTGTCCGCGAGCTGCCGCTACCGGCCGGGCGAGTACCGCGGACTGCCGGTGCGGGTGCTGGTACAGCAGGCGGCGGCGTTCCGTCTGGGGGAATAG
- a CDS encoding Ig-like domain-containing protein: MTSTTGATCPRCGKPISAGARFCMECGLDVSGEQGSVATAMMPAAQEDEAQSLALEMLKQATIGEYEILRELGRGGMATVYLAHDIALDRKVAVKVMAPALLLMGEGMTERFKREARTAANLSHPNIIPIYTVKSAGKSLFFVMKFIAGRSLEQIIKDIGPMPVAMVKAILQQVTGALGYAHRHGIVHRDIKPANIMIDEEGWSVVTDFGIAKVAENRGLTMTGIAVGTPSYMSPEQCAAKDITGKSDQYSLGVVAYEMLTGHQPFEGDSAMAIMFAHFHETPKPLGDKRPDCPPELAQAVMRMLEKAPDKRYGSMEEAAQAIGGHALTHDDPVRLQLVALARKGSTSEILRQVPPPPTSPVPPAKTRQVVEAATTPIPVPMPTPRVLSISVAPGRSDLHVGDSMQLTANPRTTGGTAAGVPVSWASSAPAIATVSPTGLVTAMAPGTATITATTEGVSGAAQVAVTRVPVGSVVIEPEEARLAIGDELGLTVVIKDQHGVSLHDREVEWSMSPQGVVTPGAKGHVVAAREGVVEIVAEAEGVKGSARVWVTPAPVAKVRVTPDAPAVRAGETVPLAAALLDRHGKALTDRIVAWRSADEKLATVSAAGVVTGVAEGVVEVTATAESQHASVKVKVTAAAVASVTIAPPEPLIAGDKAMLVAQAKDARGHLLSGREVKWSSSSPAIVIANKDGSITGMAPGTAKITAEVEGKLWTVPVTVLPVPVASMSIEGKAGPLAVGGTLALKAVAKDAKGHVLTGREVQWTSGASQLASVAKDGTVTARAPGAVTITATIEGRKAEFAVTIPAPPVAEVKTEVLPPPVEPKPAPEKKAPPPPPAPTPEAKTEVVPPPAAEPASRRAVQPPSPPPAVEPTGRRSAEPSSGGKGKLIGAVVGLAVVVAVAFAVLRPKAGEEIPPAPVLLPTADAAVASVTINGEATEVAVGRTAQFAAVLTDADGNEIQGRAVTWSSSDPAVVDVSGLGAVTGRKAGSATITATSEGKSGTATVTVAEPTSDLPAQVASVLLGGAGRTLEVGQTAQLTATAKDTRGFVLNDRTVVWSTDAPDVALVSSSGLVSAMGAGTATITASSEGKSAGGRITVSAPRPPPVAIPEPVKPEPAKPEPARPEPPAPVASMSLSPAALALETGADAPLAASLLDARRNPLADRAVQWKSSDTRVAKVSDAGVVSGLAKGKATITATAEGKSASAVVTVTDAVVPVAAVALTASGRSLKVGEATTWTAAARDARGRPLTDRGISWSSSAPQVATVSGTGLITGVAPGTAEIRAEADGKVASERITVTAAPVVVVPPPVAPGPAPAAGGATALLPRRAVEAGGGFSCGITSGNGAVCWGAGQTGLVAIEGTSGASGLAVGRAHACALAGGRTICWGDNKSGQLGDGSTTTSAGAVTVTGDPGFSVLSAGATHTCGLAGGKAYCWGRGREGQLGDGSTSDRKKPVAVRGGQSFVQISAGGNHTCAVTAGGQAYCWGDGFSGQLGFGGLEQQSEPIDVSGGLKFSRVASGGKHSCGITTAGKTYCWGANESGQVGDGSKSDRPSPVAVSGGQGFTDLALGANHSCGLASGGEVYCWGENRSGQLGDGSKTDRNKPVAVAGGPFSSISASDGTSCGMARGGEAQCWGRNDRGQLGDGGTAPRSTPGPVTGQ; encoded by the coding sequence ATGACCTCGACCACCGGCGCAACCTGTCCCCGTTGCGGCAAGCCGATTTCGGCTGGCGCGCGCTTCTGCATGGAGTGCGGGCTGGACGTGTCCGGCGAGCAGGGCAGCGTGGCCACGGCCATGATGCCGGCGGCCCAGGAGGACGAGGCGCAGTCGCTCGCGCTCGAGATGCTCAAGCAGGCCACCATCGGCGAGTACGAGATCCTCCGGGAACTGGGCCGCGGCGGCATGGCCACGGTGTACCTGGCGCACGACATCGCCCTCGACCGCAAGGTGGCGGTGAAGGTCATGGCCCCGGCGCTCCTGCTCATGGGCGAGGGGATGACCGAGCGCTTCAAGCGCGAGGCGCGGACCGCCGCCAACCTGTCCCACCCGAACATCATCCCGATCTACACCGTGAAGAGCGCCGGCAAGTCGCTCTTCTTCGTGATGAAGTTCATCGCCGGCCGCTCGCTGGAACAGATCATCAAGGACATCGGCCCGATGCCGGTGGCGATGGTCAAGGCCATCCTGCAGCAGGTCACCGGCGCGCTGGGCTACGCCCACCGGCACGGGATCGTGCACCGGGACATCAAGCCGGCCAACATCATGATCGACGAGGAGGGCTGGTCGGTCGTCACCGACTTCGGTATCGCCAAGGTGGCGGAGAACCGGGGCCTGACGATGACCGGCATCGCCGTGGGCACCCCGTCGTACATGAGCCCGGAGCAGTGCGCGGCCAAGGACATCACCGGCAAGTCGGACCAGTACTCGCTCGGCGTCGTGGCGTACGAGATGCTCACCGGGCACCAGCCCTTCGAGGGCGACTCGGCGATGGCGATCATGTTCGCCCACTTCCACGAGACCCCGAAGCCGCTCGGCGACAAGCGCCCCGACTGCCCGCCGGAGCTGGCGCAGGCGGTCATGCGGATGCTCGAGAAGGCGCCCGACAAGCGCTACGGCTCGATGGAGGAGGCGGCCCAGGCCATCGGCGGTCACGCCCTCACCCACGACGACCCGGTGCGCCTGCAGCTGGTGGCCCTGGCCCGGAAGGGCAGCACCAGCGAGATCCTCCGGCAGGTCCCGCCGCCACCCACCAGCCCGGTGCCGCCGGCCAAGACCCGGCAGGTGGTCGAGGCGGCCACCACCCCGATCCCGGTCCCCATGCCGACGCCGCGGGTGCTCAGCATCTCGGTGGCCCCGGGCCGGAGCGACCTGCACGTCGGCGACAGCATGCAGCTCACCGCCAACCCGCGCACCACCGGCGGCACGGCGGCGGGGGTGCCGGTGAGCTGGGCCTCGAGCGCGCCGGCCATCGCCACGGTGTCCCCGACCGGCCTGGTCACGGCCATGGCGCCCGGCACGGCCACCATCACCGCCACCACCGAGGGCGTGAGCGGCGCGGCCCAGGTGGCGGTGACCCGGGTGCCGGTCGGGTCGGTCGTCATCGAGCCGGAAGAGGCACGCCTCGCCATCGGCGACGAACTGGGCCTCACGGTGGTGATCAAGGACCAGCATGGCGTGTCGCTGCACGACCGCGAGGTGGAGTGGAGCATGAGCCCGCAGGGGGTGGTGACCCCCGGCGCCAAGGGGCACGTGGTCGCCGCCCGCGAGGGCGTGGTGGAGATCGTCGCGGAGGCCGAAGGGGTGAAGGGGAGCGCGCGGGTGTGGGTGACGCCGGCGCCGGTCGCCAAGGTGCGCGTCACGCCGGATGCCCCGGCGGTGCGCGCCGGCGAGACGGTGCCCCTCGCCGCCGCGCTCCTGGACCGGCACGGCAAGGCGCTCACCGACCGGATCGTGGCCTGGCGCTCGGCCGACGAGAAGCTCGCGACCGTCAGTGCGGCGGGGGTGGTGACCGGCGTGGCGGAGGGGGTGGTCGAGGTCACCGCCACCGCCGAGTCGCAGCACGCGTCGGTCAAGGTCAAGGTCACCGCGGCCGCCGTCGCGTCGGTGACCATTGCGCCGCCGGAGCCGCTCATCGCGGGCGACAAGGCGATGCTCGTGGCCCAGGCCAAGGATGCCCGCGGCCACCTGCTCAGCGGCCGCGAGGTCAAGTGGAGTTCGTCCTCGCCGGCCATCGTGATCGCGAACAAGGACGGCAGCATCACCGGGATGGCGCCGGGCACGGCCAAGATCACCGCGGAGGTCGAGGGCAAGTTGTGGACCGTGCCGGTGACGGTCCTGCCCGTGCCGGTGGCGTCGATGAGCATCGAGGGCAAGGCGGGTCCCCTCGCCGTCGGCGGCACCCTCGCGCTCAAGGCCGTGGCGAAGGACGCGAAGGGTCATGTCCTGACGGGCCGCGAGGTGCAGTGGACCAGCGGCGCCAGTCAGCTGGCCAGCGTGGCGAAGGACGGCACCGTCACCGCCCGGGCGCCCGGCGCGGTGACCATCACCGCCACCATCGAGGGCCGGAAGGCCGAGTTCGCGGTGACCATCCCCGCGCCTCCGGTGGCAGAGGTCAAGACCGAGGTCCTGCCGCCCCCGGTGGAGCCGAAGCCGGCGCCCGAGAAGAAGGCGCCGCCCCCGCCGCCAGCGCCGACGCCCGAGGCGAAGACCGAGGTCGTCCCGCCGCCCGCCGCCGAGCCGGCCAGCCGTCGAGCCGTCCAGCCGCCGAGCCCCCCGCCTGCCGTCGAGCCGACGGGCCGGCGGTCCGCCGAGCCGTCCTCCGGCGGCAAGGGCAAGCTCATCGGTGCGGTGGTGGGGCTCGCGGTGGTGGTGGCGGTGGCCTTCGCGGTGCTGCGGCCCAAGGCTGGCGAGGAGATTCCGCCCGCCCCCGTGCTGCTGCCCACCGCCGATGCGGCGGTGGCGAGCGTGACCATCAACGGGGAGGCCACCGAGGTGGCGGTCGGGCGCACGGCGCAGTTCGCCGCGGTGCTCACGGACGCCGATGGGAACGAGATCCAGGGCCGCGCCGTGACGTGGAGCTCGAGCGATCCGGCGGTGGTGGATGTGTCCGGGCTCGGTGCCGTCACCGGCCGCAAGGCCGGCAGCGCCACCATCACCGCCACCAGCGAGGGGAAGAGCGGCACCGCGACCGTGACCGTGGCCGAACCCACCAGCGACCTCCCCGCGCAGGTGGCGAGCGTGCTCCTCGGGGGCGCGGGGCGGACGCTCGAGGTGGGCCAGACGGCGCAGCTCACCGCCACCGCCAAGGATACCCGGGGCTTCGTGCTCAATGACCGCACCGTGGTGTGGAGCACCGACGCTCCCGACGTGGCACTGGTCTCCTCCAGCGGCCTGGTCTCGGCCATGGGCGCGGGCACCGCCACGATCACCGCCAGCAGCGAAGGCAAGAGCGCCGGGGGGAGGATCACCGTCTCGGCGCCGAGGCCGCCGCCGGTGGCCATCCCGGAGCCGGTCAAGCCGGAGCCGGCCAAGCCCGAGCCGGCGCGGCCGGAACCGCCTGCGCCGGTGGCGAGCATGTCGCTCTCGCCTGCCGCCCTCGCGCTCGAGACCGGCGCCGACGCGCCGCTCGCGGCCAGCCTCCTCGATGCCCGCCGCAATCCGCTGGCCGACCGGGCGGTGCAGTGGAAGTCGAGCGACACGCGGGTGGCGAAGGTCTCCGACGCCGGCGTGGTCAGTGGTCTGGCCAAGGGCAAGGCCACGATCACCGCCACCGCCGAGGGCAAGTCGGCGAGCGCGGTCGTCACCGTGACCGATGCCGTGGTGCCGGTGGCCGCCGTGGCGCTGACCGCCAGCGGGAGGAGCCTCAAGGTGGGCGAGGCCACGACCTGGACCGCTGCGGCCCGCGACGCGCGTGGCCGCCCGCTCACCGATCGCGGCATCTCGTGGAGTTCGAGCGCGCCCCAGGTGGCCACCGTCAGCGGCACCGGCCTGATCACCGGCGTGGCGCCGGGCACCGCCGAGATCCGGGCCGAGGCCGATGGCAAGGTGGCGAGCGAGCGGATCACCGTGACCGCCGCGCCGGTGGTGGTGGTGCCGCCGCCGGTCGCGCCCGGCCCCGCGCCCGCCGCCGGCGGCGCCACCGCGCTGCTGCCCCGGCGGGCTGTCGAGGCGGGGGGCGGCTTCTCCTGCGGCATCACCTCGGGGAATGGCGCCGTCTGCTGGGGCGCGGGGCAGACGGGACTGGTGGCCATCGAGGGTACCAGCGGCGCGAGTGGCCTGGCCGTGGGCCGGGCGCACGCCTGCGCCCTCGCGGGTGGGCGCACCATCTGCTGGGGGGACAACAAGTCGGGCCAGCTGGGGGATGGCAGCACCACCACCAGCGCCGGCGCGGTGACCGTCACCGGCGACCCCGGCTTCTCCGTGCTCTCCGCGGGCGCCACCCATACCTGCGGCCTGGCCGGCGGCAAGGCGTACTGCTGGGGCCGCGGCCGGGAGGGCCAGCTGGGCGATGGTAGCACCAGCGACCGCAAGAAGCCGGTGGCGGTGCGGGGCGGGCAGAGCTTCGTGCAGATCAGCGCCGGGGGCAATCACACCTGCGCCGTCACCGCCGGGGGCCAGGCCTACTGCTGGGGCGATGGCTTCTCCGGCCAGCTCGGGTTCGGTGGCCTGGAGCAGCAGAGCGAGCCGATCGACGTCTCCGGCGGGCTCAAGTTCAGCCGGGTGGCGTCGGGCGGCAAGCACAGCTGCGGCATCACCACCGCGGGCAAGACGTACTGCTGGGGCGCCAACGAAAGCGGCCAGGTGGGCGATGGTTCCAAGAGCGACCGCCCCAGCCCGGTGGCCGTGAGCGGCGGCCAGGGCTTCACCGACCTGGCCCTCGGCGCCAATCACAGTTGTGGCCTGGCCAGCGGCGGCGAGGTGTACTGCTGGGGCGAGAACCGCTCCGGGCAGCTCGGCGACGGCTCCAAGACCGACCGCAACAAGCCGGTGGCGGTCGCGGGCGGGCCCTTCAGCTCCATCTCCGCCAGCGACGGCACCAGCTGCGGGATGGCCCGCGGCGGCGAGGCCCAGTGCTGGGGCCGGAACGATCGTGGACAGCTGGGCGATGGCGGTACCGCGCCCCGGTCCACGCCGGGGCCCGTCACCGGGCAGTAG